Proteins encoded together in one Anoxybacillus flavithermus window:
- a CDS encoding YozD family protein codes for MKEIEVVIDTEEIAEFFYNELVRRGFVPTEREMEEIADIMFDYLIEKSIIDEEVIDE; via the coding sequence GTGAAAGAAATTGAAGTTGTGATCGATACGGAAGAAATTGCGGAGTTCTTTTACAATGAACTTGTTCGGCGAGGGTTTGTCCCAACAGAGCGTGAAATGGAAGAAATAGCAGATATTATGTTTGATTATTTGATTGAAAAAAGTATTATTGATGAGGAAGTAATTGATGAATAA
- a CDS encoding HesB/YadR/YfhF family protein, whose amino-acid sequence MNIFICDQAFQWYKEELQLQRGDYVRFFARYGGCSNVQKGFSLGVNKEEPIDAAVTLEKNGVIFFVEQNDMWYFDGHDLHIEFDEKQNEPVFTYR is encoded by the coding sequence ATGAACATATTTATATGTGATCAAGCATTTCAGTGGTATAAAGAAGAACTTCAATTACAGCGCGGGGACTATGTTCGTTTTTTTGCTCGATATGGCGGATGTAGCAATGTACAAAAAGGTTTTTCTTTAGGAGTAAATAAGGAAGAGCCGATCGATGCTGCAGTTACACTAGAAAAGAACGGCGTCATCTTTTTTGTTGAACAAAACGATATGTGGTATTTTGACGGTCACGATTTACATATTGAATTTGATGAAAAGCAAAACGAGCCGGTATTCACATATAGATAA
- a CDS encoding NAD(P)/FAD-dependent oxidoreductase encodes MNNRYDVIVVGAGPTGIFTCYELTLKLRGARVLLIDKGHDIYKRNCPILQKKIEKCPPPVGKKDYAGCLPACSITNGFGGAGAYSDGKFNITSEFGGWMTDYLPDSTVLQLIRYVDEINLKHGATHTLTDPLTDEVRKIEKRAYAAGLKLLRAQVRHLGTEQNLEILKSIYEYLRTHIDMMFKTEVSDILTEKINGTHHVKGIQLKNGHMLYADRVVIAPGRDGSAWLTNILKRRGLKMINNQVDIGVRVETSNVVMEEINTHLYEGKFIFNTSVGTQVRTFCSNPSGHVVVENHSGIMLANGHAYKDPKLGSNNTNFALLVSHKFSDPFDQPNEYAHQISRLANALSNGGIIVQKYGDILKGRRSTEKRIKEGFIEPTLKEAVPGDLGLVLPYNTMKSLIEMTEALNAVTPGIASEHTLFYGVEAKFYSARPKLNERFETEISGLYVGGDGAGITRGLAQAGACGVWIARNIVETSN; translated from the coding sequence ATGAACAATCGTTACGATGTAATTGTTGTTGGGGCAGGTCCGACAGGGATTTTCACTTGTTATGAATTGACATTAAAATTACGAGGGGCACGTGTGCTGTTAATTGATAAAGGGCACGATATTTATAAACGAAATTGTCCGATTTTGCAGAAGAAGATTGAAAAATGTCCGCCACCAGTTGGAAAAAAAGATTACGCAGGTTGTTTACCTGCTTGTTCGATTACAAATGGATTTGGTGGGGCAGGAGCTTATTCCGATGGTAAGTTTAACATTACGAGCGAGTTTGGTGGATGGATGACAGACTATTTACCTGATTCAACGGTGTTACAACTCATTCGTTATGTGGACGAAATTAACTTGAAACATGGTGCAACGCATACATTGACCGATCCATTGACAGATGAAGTGAGAAAAATCGAAAAGCGTGCTTATGCTGCTGGATTGAAATTGTTGCGCGCACAAGTTCGTCATCTCGGTACAGAACAAAATTTAGAAATTTTAAAGAGCATATATGAATATTTACGTACCCATATTGATATGATGTTCAAAACGGAAGTAAGCGATATTTTGACGGAAAAAATAAATGGCACGCATCATGTAAAAGGAATTCAATTAAAAAATGGACATATGCTATATGCCGATCGTGTCGTCATCGCTCCAGGACGTGATGGCTCTGCTTGGTTAACAAACATATTGAAGCGTCGTGGGTTGAAAATGATCAATAATCAAGTCGATATTGGCGTTCGTGTCGAAACGTCTAACGTCGTTATGGAGGAAATTAATACACATTTGTATGAGGGAAAGTTTATTTTTAACACATCCGTCGGAACACAAGTTCGGACATTTTGTAGTAACCCTTCTGGTCATGTTGTTGTCGAAAATCATTCAGGAATTATGCTTGCAAATGGTCATGCGTATAAAGACCCGAAACTAGGAAGCAACAATACAAACTTTGCTCTTCTTGTTTCTCATAAATTTTCAGATCCGTTCGATCAACCGAACGAATACGCCCATCAAATTTCTCGTTTAGCGAATGCATTATCTAACGGCGGCATTATTGTACAAAAATACGGAGATATTTTAAAAGGGAGACGCTCAACAGAAAAACGGATTAAAGAAGGCTTCATCGAACCAACGTTAAAGGAGGCTGTTCCTGGAGATTTAGGGCTCGTTCTTCCATATAACACAATGAAAAGTTTAATTGAAATGACAGAAGCATTAAACGCTGTAACCCCAGGCATTGCTTCAGAACATACACTTTTTTACGGAGTAGAGGCAAAGTTTTATTCTGCCCGTCCAAAATTAAATGAACGTTTCGAAACAGAAATATCAGGGCTATATGTTGGAGGAGACGGCGCAGGAATTACACGCGGTCTGGCGCAAGCGGGGGCATGTGGGGTATGGATTGCCCGAAATATTGTCGAAACGTCTAACTAG
- the tlp gene encoding small acid-soluble spore protein Tlp, whose amino-acid sequence MKLNYDDRRDNVEKLQDMVKNMLENIEKTEESMAFVSPKEREKIREKNHRREEAIEAMRAEIKDEARAREKGYEL is encoded by the coding sequence ATGAAACTAAATTATGATGATCGTCGCGATAATGTAGAAAAGTTACAAGACATGGTAAAAAATATGCTTGAAAATATTGAAAAGACGGAAGAGTCAATGGCGTTTGTTAGTCCAAAGGAGCGGGAGAAAATTAGGGAAAAAAATCATCGCCGTGAAGAAGCAATTGAGGCGATGCGTGCAGAGATTAAAGACGAGGCAAGAGCACGAGAAAAAGGATACGAATTGTAA
- a CDS encoding acyl-CoA thioesterase — translation MVISQKEIEVRYAETDQMGIVYHANYLIWLEIGRAHFIQQLGFQYADMEKRGIVSPVIDLQISYKKPLRYGEIATIKTWVESYDGIRVVYGYEVLTPTNEIAATATSKHVCVTKETFQPVLIRKYFPDWHEAYERAKKR, via the coding sequence ATGGTCATTTCACAAAAAGAGATTGAAGTGCGTTACGCAGAAACGGATCAAATGGGGATTGTTTATCATGCGAATTACTTAATTTGGTTAGAAATAGGACGAGCTCATTTTATTCAACAGCTTGGTTTTCAATATGCTGATATGGAGAAAAGAGGGATTGTGTCCCCAGTTATTGATTTGCAAATTTCTTATAAGAAGCCGTTACGATATGGGGAAATAGCTACGATTAAAACGTGGGTGGAATCATATGATGGTATTCGGGTTGTTTATGGATACGAAGTATTGACCCCGACAAATGAAATCGCAGCAACAGCAACTTCAAAACATGTTTGTGTGACAAAAGAAACGTTTCAACCAGTTTTAATCAGAAAATATTTTCCAGATTGGCACGAGGCATACGAGCGGGCAAAAAAAAGATAA
- a CDS encoding dynamin family protein has product MGKMHMTKTQSLQQWLYCLIALHDEFIKRGDMTQANKTRQLIKKVYHKEFTIALCGHFSAGKSSLINELIGAQLLPSSPIPTSANLVKVKTGKPYARVYYKSGERIEYTAPYDYDEVKTFCRDGDAIDMIEISDETEVIPSGIVLMDTPGIDSTDDAHRLATESALHLADVIFYVMDYNHVQAELNFEFTKRLSQYGKTLYLVVNQIDKHRDEELLFSQFTRSVEESFQQWGITFERIFYTSLKQKDNIYNELETLKQLLQSLFNEKEERLHQNIHIAVDQMIDDHMQIVIAQQEEEKRNIRQLLSFDHEHELLAKLEEIERVIDHIHTTWTNAKQHIEQQLETTLHNAYVMPYETREYARAYLEACQPDFKVGFLFTKQKTEEERKKRLHAFYEDLHQKIESQLEWHIRDLLKQFYQQYDVHDHELLHRIQQLTVPFSEQWIVERKQNQPVVTGDYVLTYTNDIANEMKRLYRDAAIQLVEQIIEKGKVQQKLSMYQQQLNKLMGERACWEQLKQLAREREHTRQQLQKVVENANSLSDDAVYPFVHETFTIRTSSESKEEVPHGNESTQEQHPIQTVQIENETTEQMIEKLRTISQMIAPIKGMKQLANEMEVKAQQLQRRTFTIALFGAFSAGKSSFANALIGEHVLPVSPHPTTATINKIVPPTGDRPHGTVVVQVKTEQQLLNDLQHSLRFFGMQVHSLQEAIEESKKAIRNEAVDAKERVHWAFLQAVVRGYEQMKEKLGQLLTISLQQFHEYVANETKSCFVEWIELYYDCPLTRENIILVDTPGADSVNARHTGVAFNYIKNADAIFFVTYYNHAFSKADREFLIQLGRVKDTFSLDKMFFIINAADLAHTIEELQAVVHYVKDQLLQFGIRHPRLFSLSSKWALAEKKGELWKHDVLSNSGMDAFEQAFYPFINQELSSLALASARLQIKQAQKRLAEYIAEAKQSDETKRKKLHILHQEQQQLERIIEQYEANHDVHAIEQELNELVYYIQQRVFFRLPDWFKESFNPSVLHDRQSNIKKALQLCLDEFLYSIGFDLAQEMRATSLRIEAFISKRYDLHFMALEKQWKEVHDLIVTKADLPVFPTMEFPLAFEQLDRNMFKKALALYKNAKSFFEKDEKRLMKEELERQLHEPVKAYITEQKQRLLVHYKEQWNIMIEQLHHHMREQLNEHFTGLSAALTAQASIDELQHIYDTIGGMNND; this is encoded by the coding sequence ATGGGGAAAATGCATATGACAAAAACACAATCATTGCAACAATGGTTATATTGTCTCATCGCACTTCATGACGAATTTATCAAAAGAGGTGACATGACTCAAGCAAATAAAACAAGACAATTAATTAAAAAAGTGTATCATAAAGAGTTTACGATTGCTCTTTGTGGACACTTTTCTGCAGGAAAATCTAGTTTAATTAATGAGTTGATCGGTGCTCAGCTTTTACCGTCTAGTCCAATTCCGACAAGTGCAAATCTTGTGAAAGTAAAAACAGGGAAACCGTATGCGCGTGTATATTATAAATCTGGCGAACGGATTGAATATACGGCTCCTTATGATTACGACGAAGTGAAAACGTTTTGTCGGGATGGCGACGCCATTGACATGATCGAGATTAGCGATGAAACAGAGGTGATTCCGTCCGGAATAGTACTTATGGATACACCAGGTATTGATTCAACCGATGATGCTCATCGCTTGGCGACAGAGTCGGCACTTCATTTAGCGGACGTCATATTTTATGTGATGGATTACAATCATGTTCAAGCGGAATTGAACTTCGAGTTTACGAAGCGTTTGTCACAGTATGGAAAAACGCTATACTTAGTTGTGAATCAAATTGATAAACATCGTGATGAAGAACTTCTATTTTCACAGTTTACTCGTTCTGTCGAGGAATCGTTTCAGCAGTGGGGCATCACATTTGAACGAATATTTTATACGTCGCTGAAACAAAAAGATAATATATACAACGAACTTGAGACATTAAAACAATTATTGCAGTCACTTTTTAATGAAAAAGAGGAACGACTTCATCAAAACATCCATATCGCTGTCGACCAAATGATCGACGACCATATGCAGATCGTCATCGCTCAACAGGAAGAAGAAAAGCGAAATATACGTCAGTTACTCTCGTTTGATCATGAACATGAGCTTCTTGCAAAACTTGAAGAAATCGAGCGAGTGATTGATCATATTCATACAACGTGGACAAATGCTAAGCAACATATTGAACAACAGTTGGAAACAACGTTACACAACGCATATGTGATGCCTTATGAAACACGAGAGTATGCGCGTGCCTATTTAGAAGCGTGTCAACCTGATTTTAAAGTCGGTTTTTTATTTACAAAGCAAAAAACAGAGGAAGAACGTAAAAAGCGGTTGCATGCGTTTTATGAAGATTTACATCAAAAAATCGAAAGTCAGCTTGAATGGCACATCCGTGACTTATTGAAGCAGTTTTATCAACAATATGATGTTCACGACCATGAATTATTGCATCGTATTCAACAATTAACCGTCCCGTTTTCAGAACAATGGATTGTTGAACGAAAACAAAATCAACCAGTTGTCACAGGCGATTATGTATTAACATATACGAACGACATAGCAAACGAAATGAAACGGTTATATCGCGATGCAGCTATTCAACTTGTCGAACAAATCATTGAGAAGGGAAAAGTACAACAAAAATTGAGTATGTATCAACAACAACTCAATAAGTTGATGGGGGAACGGGCATGCTGGGAGCAATTGAAGCAACTTGCTCGTGAGCGTGAACATACGCGTCAACAATTGCAAAAAGTCGTCGAAAATGCCAATTCGTTAAGCGATGATGCTGTTTATCCGTTTGTTCATGAGACGTTTACAATAAGAACAAGCAGTGAAAGCAAAGAAGAAGTTCCACATGGAAATGAATCAACGCAAGAACAACATCCAATTCAAACGGTGCAAATAGAAAATGAGACGACCGAGCAAATGATCGAAAAATTGCGGACGATTAGTCAAATGATCGCCCCAATTAAAGGAATGAAACAGCTAGCAAATGAAATGGAAGTAAAAGCTCAGCAGCTTCAACGACGGACGTTTACGATTGCTTTGTTTGGCGCCTTTAGCGCAGGAAAATCTTCATTTGCAAACGCGTTAATCGGTGAACATGTCTTACCTGTTTCGCCACATCCGACGACGGCAACCATTAACAAAATTGTTCCACCAACAGGTGATCGTCCGCATGGAACCGTTGTCGTACAAGTAAAAACGGAACAGCAGCTTTTAAACGATTTACAACACTCTTTGCGCTTTTTCGGTATGCAAGTTCATTCATTACAAGAGGCGATCGAAGAAAGTAAAAAAGCTATTCGTAATGAAGCTGTTGATGCTAAGGAACGAGTGCATTGGGCGTTTTTACAAGCCGTTGTGCGCGGATATGAACAAATGAAAGAAAAGCTTGGACAATTGCTTACGATTTCACTTCAGCAATTTCATGAATATGTAGCGAATGAAACAAAATCGTGTTTTGTTGAATGGATTGAGCTATATTATGATTGCCCATTAACGCGCGAAAACATTATTCTTGTCGATACACCAGGCGCGGACTCTGTTAACGCTCGTCATACAGGAGTTGCATTTAACTACATTAAAAATGCTGATGCGATTTTCTTTGTCACATACTATAACCATGCGTTTTCAAAAGCGGATCGCGAATTTTTAATTCAGCTTGGTCGAGTAAAGGATACGTTTAGTTTAGATAAGATGTTTTTCATCATTAATGCAGCGGATTTAGCACATACAATAGAGGAATTACAAGCTGTTGTTCACTATGTGAAAGATCAGCTTTTACAATTTGGTATTCGTCATCCTCGTCTTTTTTCGCTATCAAGTAAATGGGCGCTCGCAGAAAAGAAGGGAGAGTTGTGGAAACATGATGTGCTATCCAATTCGGGAATGGACGCATTTGAGCAGGCGTTTTATCCGTTCATTAATCAAGAGCTTAGCTCGCTAGCGCTTGCTTCCGCTCGTTTGCAAATAAAACAAGCGCAAAAGCGACTAGCAGAATATATTGCAGAAGCAAAACAAAGCGATGAAACAAAACGTAAAAAGTTGCACATATTGCACCAAGAGCAACAACAGCTTGAGCGGATTATCGAACAATACGAAGCAAATCACGACGTTCATGCGATCGAGCAAGAATTAAATGAATTAGTTTATTATATTCAACAGCGCGTCTTTTTTCGTTTACCGGATTGGTTTAAAGAGTCGTTCAATCCCTCTGTTCTTCATGATCGACAGAGCAACATAAAAAAAGCGTTACAATTATGTTTGGATGAATTTTTATATTCCATTGGATTTGATTTGGCGCAAGAAATGCGTGCAACTAGTTTGCGAATCGAAGCATTTATAAGCAAACGTTATGATCTTCATTTTATGGCGTTAGAAAAACAATGGAAGGAAGTTCATGATCTCATTGTAACAAAAGCGGATCTTCCTGTTTTTCCAACAATGGAATTTCCACTTGCTTTTGAACAACTAGATCGCAACATGTTTAAAAAGGCATTAGCGTTGTATAAAAACGCAAAATCATTTTTTGAAAAAGATGAAAAACGATTGATGAAAGAAGAATTGGAACGGCAATTGCATGAACCGGTAAAAGCATATATAACTGAGCAGAAACAGCGTTTGCTTGTTCACTATAAGGAGCAATGGAATATAATGATTGAGCAACTTCACCATCATATGCGTGAGCAATTGAATGAACATTTCACCGGTTTAAGTGCTGCTTTAACAGCCCAAGCGTCAATAGATGAATTACAACATATTTATGACACGATTGGAGGAATGAATAATGACTGA
- the bioB gene encoding biotin synthase BioB, producing MDWLLLANRVLDGGDITDDEALAILNCPDDELLLLLQGAYRIRKTYYGNKVKLNMIMNAKSGLCPENCGYCSQSSISTAPIPTYKMVNKETILQGAKRAYEGKIGTYCIVASGRGPSDKEIDIVVSAVKEIKETYGLKVCACLGILKPEQALRLKEAGVDRYNHNINTSKEHHPHITTSHTYDDRVRTVETVKEAGMSPCSGVIIGMKETKQDVIAMARSLKALDADSIPVNFLHAIDGTPLEGTKELNPRYCLKVLALFRYINPTKEIRISGGREVNLRSLQPLGLYAANSIFVGDYLTTAGQEKHADFQMLEDLGFDIDFAPASYAR from the coding sequence ATGGATTGGTTACTATTAGCAAATCGTGTGTTAGATGGGGGAGACATTACAGATGATGAGGCGCTTGCAATATTAAATTGTCCCGATGATGAGCTATTGCTATTGTTGCAAGGTGCTTATCGCATCCGTAAAACGTACTACGGAAATAAAGTGAAATTAAATATGATTATGAATGCAAAGTCGGGATTGTGTCCGGAAAATTGCGGATATTGTTCCCAATCTTCTATATCAACAGCCCCGATTCCGACATATAAAATGGTAAACAAAGAGACAATTTTGCAAGGTGCAAAGCGGGCGTATGAGGGCAAAATAGGAACATACTGCATCGTTGCAAGCGGAAGAGGACCGAGCGATAAAGAAATTGATATCGTTGTATCTGCGGTTAAAGAAATTAAAGAAACGTACGGCTTAAAAGTATGTGCCTGTTTAGGAATACTAAAGCCAGAACAAGCGTTGCGCTTAAAAGAAGCAGGTGTAGATCGCTACAATCATAATATTAATACGTCAAAGGAACATCATCCTCATATTACGACTTCCCATACATACGATGATCGGGTACGTACGGTAGAAACGGTCAAGGAAGCAGGGATGTCTCCGTGTTCAGGGGTGATTATCGGTATGAAAGAAACAAAACAAGATGTAATCGCAATGGCGAGAAGTTTAAAAGCGTTAGATGCGGATTCGATCCCTGTAAATTTCCTTCATGCAATTGATGGAACGCCGTTAGAGGGGACAAAAGAACTAAATCCACGTTACTGCTTAAAAGTATTAGCATTATTTCGATACATTAACCCTACGAAAGAAATTCGTATTTCTGGAGGGAGAGAAGTAAACTTACGTAGTTTGCAACCACTCGGCTTGTATGCTGCGAACTCCATTTTTGTTGGCGATTACTTAACGACTGCCGGACAAGAAAAACATGCTGATTTTCAAATGCTTGAAGATTTAGGATTTGATATTGATTTTGCCCCAGCATCTTATGCGAGATAA
- a CDS encoding YpbS family protein: MTEVHRAITAHSQKQHALVRAFVELNTKRETYIEEAIALCQRGESFSVQKINEVTKQINELAKNGIVPQRKYVTVDMVKEYVQKLNNKSS; encoded by the coding sequence ATGACTGAAGTTCACCGAGCGATTACAGCGCATTCGCAAAAACAACACGCACTCGTTCGGGCATTTGTCGAGCTAAATACGAAACGGGAAACATATATTGAAGAAGCCATTGCCTTATGTCAACGAGGAGAGTCATTTTCTGTACAAAAAATTAATGAAGTGACAAAACAAATAAATGAACTAGCGAAAAATGGAATTGTACCACAGCGAAAATATGTAACAGTTGACATGGTAAAGGAGTATGTCCAAAAATTAAATAACAAATCGTCGTAG
- a CDS encoding chemotaxis protein CheX, translated as MALDEKITTILNGTIESIRSVIPLAMTIEKPSLFTQPFTQTSINVLIGMTGDLRGRLMIEGHETIFGSIGETMFGMPLEGEMLESFTGELGNMIAGNLATIVSQKGITIDITPPTVLVGQTRIYGFDKAFRVPIHFENKGELQLILTIDNE; from the coding sequence ATGGCTTTAGATGAGAAAATTACAACGATTTTAAACGGAACGATCGAATCGATTCGCTCTGTCATCCCGCTAGCAATGACAATCGAAAAACCTTCATTGTTTACACAACCTTTCACTCAAACGTCCATTAATGTATTGATTGGGATGACCGGAGACTTACGGGGACGCCTAATGATTGAAGGGCATGAAACGATATTTGGAAGTATCGGAGAAACGATGTTCGGCATGCCTTTAGAAGGTGAAATGCTCGAATCATTTACCGGTGAGCTCGGCAATATGATTGCAGGAAACTTAGCAACGATCGTATCTCAAAAAGGAATTACAATCGATATCACTCCTCCTACTGTTCTTGTTGGTCAAACAAGAATTTACGGTTTTGATAAAGCATTTCGCGTGCCGATTCACTTTGAAAATAAAGGAGAATTGCAGCTTATTTTAACAATTGATAACGAATAA
- a CDS encoding peroxiredoxin family protein, which produces MLMKKWMAIIVLFSFFAYMFWEHTAERQTIKTGIHIGMKAPNFSLKTIDGKTVQLSQLRGKAVIVNFWATWCPPCRAEMPDMQTFYEQYYRQVEIVAVNVMVRDSQEKVREFIKDYHLTFPVVLDVDGNVMKQYDIQPIPTSFIIDRQGIIREKQIGPMSYEQMVQYAEKWGK; this is translated from the coding sequence ATGTTGATGAAAAAGTGGATGGCCATCATCGTTTTATTTAGTTTTTTTGCATATATGTTTTGGGAACATACGGCGGAGAGACAAACAATCAAAACAGGTATTCATATTGGCATGAAGGCCCCAAACTTTTCTTTAAAAACGATTGATGGGAAAACCGTACAACTTTCACAATTACGCGGAAAAGCAGTTATTGTGAATTTTTGGGCAACATGGTGTCCGCCTTGTCGTGCAGAAATGCCAGATATGCAGACATTTTATGAACAGTATTATAGACAAGTAGAAATTGTAGCCGTAAATGTGATGGTGCGAGATTCGCAAGAAAAAGTACGTGAGTTTATTAAGGATTACCATTTAACGTTTCCAGTTGTGCTAGATGTTGATGGCAATGTGATGAAACAATATGACATTCAACCGATTCCAACATCGTTTATTATCGACCGTCAAGGAATAATTCGCGAAAAACAAATCGGTCCTATGTCATATGAGCAAATGGTACAGTATGCAGAAAAATGGGGAAAATAG
- a CDS encoding magnesium transporter CorA family protein codes for MMNIYLSNDQGKLEEIHELKNGCWVNLISPTESEIRYIAEHLNIPIDSIKDALDDEERSRIEKEDNHVLIIVDIPIITYDEGNIPTYETIPIGMIITNTCFITVCLQENPIFEEFTKNKVKNFYTYMKTRFALQMLYMISTYYLRYLKQINRKTSEIEKQLHQSMQNKELFSLLSLEKSLVYFTTSLKANNIVMERLLRLNYLRMYEDDQELLEDVIIENKQAIEMTEVYSSILSGMMDAFASVISNNLNIVMKFLAAITIVISFPTMVTSFYGMNVPIPYQDKPYAYLVALGISFVLSSITAFVFWKKRYF; via the coding sequence ATGATGAACATTTATTTATCGAATGACCAAGGAAAATTAGAAGAAATTCACGAACTAAAAAATGGTTGTTGGGTAAATCTCATCTCTCCAACGGAGAGTGAAATTCGCTACATTGCAGAACATCTCAATATTCCCATCGATTCTATTAAAGATGCACTCGATGATGAAGAGCGTTCACGCATCGAAAAAGAAGATAACCATGTACTCATCATCGTAGACATCCCAATTATTACGTACGATGAAGGAAATATTCCAACATATGAAACCATTCCAATTGGAATGATTATTACAAATACATGTTTTATCACCGTTTGCCTTCAAGAAAACCCGATTTTTGAAGAGTTTACAAAGAACAAGGTGAAAAATTTTTATACGTATATGAAAACGCGTTTTGCGTTACAAATGTTATATATGATTTCTACGTATTATTTAAGATATTTAAAGCAAATTAATCGAAAAACGAGCGAAATTGAAAAACAGCTACATCAATCGATGCAAAATAAAGAGTTGTTTTCTTTGCTTAGTTTAGAAAAAAGCCTTGTTTATTTTACGACATCGTTAAAAGCGAACAATATTGTGATGGAACGATTGCTTCGTTTAAATTATTTACGGATGTATGAAGACGATCAAGAATTGTTAGAAGATGTCATTATTGAAAACAAGCAAGCTATTGAAATGACAGAAGTATATAGCAGCATTTTAAGTGGAATGATGGATGCCTTCGCTTCTGTTATTTCAAACAACTTAAACATCGTCATGAAATTTTTAGCTGCGATTACAATTGTTATTTCCTTTCCAACGATGGTAACAAGTTTTTATGGAATGAACGTTCCGATTCCGTATCAAGATAAACCGTATGCATATTTAGTTGCTTTAGGCATTTCTTTCGTGCTTTCAAGTATTACGGCGTTTGTTTTTTGGAAGAAACGTTACTTTTAG
- a CDS encoding FbpB family small basic protein: MRKIRKRTFAELVMENKRQLLNDVSALEKLEEKMETRWLHKAE, from the coding sequence ATGCGAAAAATAAGAAAACGGACATTTGCAGAACTCGTCATGGAAAATAAAAGACAACTATTAAATGATGTCAGCGCATTAGAAAAACTGGAAGAAAAAATGGAAACACGTTGGCTTCATAAAGCAGAGTAA
- a CDS encoding cytochrome c oxidase subunit 2A, which translates to MKTQLNTNTPKTKVEKEPTLKGTLASVLFLGFFLIFTWVSVYFLFLNRL; encoded by the coding sequence ATGAAAACCCAATTAAACACAAACACCCCAAAAACAAAAGTGGAGAAAGAGCCTACATTGAAAGGAACGCTCGCTTCTGTTTTATTTTTAGGATTTTTCCTCATTTTCACGTGGGTAAGCGTATATTTCTTGTTTTTGAATCGTTTATAG
- a CDS encoding sporulation protein — MGLFNKVLASIGIGAAKVDTKLHESHLLLGESVTGVVEVTGGNIEQQIDDIYLSLCATYTKEVDDRKVTKQAIIEKWKIAQSFKIRAGEKKEFPFSFSLPLDTPITVGKTRVWLHTGLDIKNAVDPTDEDYIRVQPNRMMNKVFRVVENLGFRLKEAECKEAAYHVRKRLPFVQEFEFVPISGEFRGKLDEVEIIFFPHALDECELLIQVDRRARGLAGLFAEALDLDETFIRITIREQHMHTLQTDLASLIRRYA, encoded by the coding sequence ATGGGTCTGTTTAATAAAGTTTTAGCGAGTATTGGGATTGGTGCGGCGAAAGTAGATACAAAGTTGCATGAGTCACATTTATTACTCGGTGAAAGTGTGACTGGGGTTGTAGAGGTAACGGGAGGAAATATAGAACAACAAATTGATGATATATATTTATCTCTCTGCGCTACATATACAAAAGAAGTAGATGATCGCAAAGTAACGAAGCAAGCAATTATTGAAAAATGGAAAATCGCCCAATCATTCAAAATTCGTGCTGGAGAAAAGAAAGAATTTCCATTTTCTTTTTCCCTTCCGCTTGACACACCAATTACAGTTGGAAAAACAAGAGTGTGGTTACACACAGGACTTGACATAAAAAATGCTGTCGATCCGACAGATGAAGATTACATTCGTGTTCAACCTAATCGGATGATGAACAAAGTATTTCGTGTGGTGGAAAACTTAGGCTTCCGCTTAAAAGAAGCCGAGTGCAAAGAAGCTGCCTACCATGTCCGTAAACGACTCCCTTTTGTTCAAGAATTTGAATTTGTACCGATTAGCGGGGAATTTCGCGGGAAGTTGGATGAAGTAGAAATCATCTTTTTCCCACATGCGCTAGATGAATGTGAATTGCTTATACAAGTCGATCGACGAGCGCGTGGGTTAGCTGGATTATTTGCAGAGGCGCTTGATTTAGATGAAACATTTATTCGCATCACAATCCGTGAACAACATATGCACACATTACAAACAGATCTTGCTTCACTCATTCGCCGATACGCTTAA